In Crinalium epipsammum PCC 9333, the following are encoded in one genomic region:
- a CDS encoding NIL domain-containing protein, with protein MKTQNINNLSNTQLETYDSKNKAKTANFKQDNTITKTRLQVRIPKLYSQEPVISRLISQHGLTVNIAGAILGANTSNDGWFDLEISGTAQQISNAQIYLNDLDLEVLSEPKYQAYCW; from the coding sequence ATGAAAACTCAAAACATTAACAATCTCTCAAATACTCAATTAGAAACTTATGATAGTAAAAATAAAGCAAAAACTGCTAACTTTAAGCAAGACAATACAATAACTAAAACTCGCCTTCAAGTTCGTATTCCCAAACTTTACAGTCAGGAACCAGTAATCTCCCGCTTGATTTCCCAACATGGTTTAACAGTCAATATTGCTGGAGCTATATTAGGAGCAAATACCAGCAACGATGGTTGGTTTGACCTGGAAATTAGCGGCACTGCCCAACAAATTAGCAACGCCCAAATTTATCTCAATGACTTAGATCTAGAAGTCTTATCTGAGCCTAAATATCAAGCATATTGCTGGTAA
- a CDS encoding AAA family ATPase, producing the protein MVRLIMLIGLPGSGKSTLAQQLLLGDELLQSKLISTDAIRAQLFGDESIQGSWVLVWNQVTRQFRRAVEQISLKHASQAIYDATNASRKQRREVITLARECGFTQITGLWVDTPVQVCLERNQRRSRQVPEDVIWHMYRQLYDVPPALSEGMDRLIRFNTNVYPGIIIDTGFRKYGNCDRTYEQEPHL; encoded by the coding sequence ATGGTAAGACTGATTATGCTGATTGGGCTTCCTGGTAGTGGTAAATCTACATTGGCACAACAGTTGCTTCTAGGAGACGAACTACTTCAAAGTAAGCTAATTTCCACAGATGCTATTCGCGCTCAGTTGTTTGGAGATGAAAGCATTCAAGGATCTTGGGTATTAGTTTGGAATCAGGTTACGCGACAATTTCGGCGAGCAGTTGAGCAAATTTCGCTTAAACACGCTTCCCAAGCGATTTATGATGCTACCAATGCTAGTCGCAAACAACGGCGGGAAGTCATTACATTAGCGCGTGAGTGTGGGTTTACCCAAATTACAGGCTTATGGGTAGACACGCCAGTACAAGTGTGTCTAGAGCGTAACCAGCGCCGTTCTAGGCAAGTACCAGAAGATGTGATTTGGCATATGTATCGACAACTCTATGATGTTCCCCCTGCTTTATCTGAAGGGATGGATCGCTTAATTCGCTTTAATACAAATGTATATCCTGGGATTATTATTGATACGGGGTTTCGCAAGTACGGAAATTGCGATCGCACTTATGAGCAAGAACCGCACTTATAG
- a CDS encoding peroxiredoxin: protein MTHHTEGCLRVGQPAPDFTATSVVDQEFKTIKLSDYRGKYVILFFYPLDFTFVCPTEITAFSDRYAEFQQINTEVLGVSVDSEFSHLAWIQSDRKSGGVGDLNYPLVSDLKKEISTAYNVLDPDAGVALRGLFIIDKEGIIQHSTINNLSFGRSVDETLRTLQAIQYVQSHPDEVCPAGWQPGDQTMVPDPVKSKTYFASV from the coding sequence ATGACTCACCACACAGAAGGCTGCCTTCGGGTTGGACAACCCGCCCCGGACTTCACTGCAACATCTGTGGTCGATCAGGAATTTAAGACGATTAAACTGTCTGATTATCGCGGTAAGTATGTAATTCTGTTTTTCTATCCGCTAGACTTCACATTTGTTTGTCCTACGGAGATTACAGCATTTAGCGATCGCTACGCAGAATTTCAGCAAATAAACACTGAAGTTTTAGGCGTTTCTGTTGATAGCGAATTTTCTCACCTAGCATGGATTCAAAGCGATCGCAAATCAGGCGGTGTCGGCGATCTCAACTATCCTCTAGTTTCCGATCTCAAAAAAGAAATTAGTACTGCTTACAACGTTCTTGACCCCGATGCGGGTGTTGCCCTGCGTGGTCTATTTATCATTGATAAAGAAGGCATTATTCAGCACTCTACCATCAATAACCTCTCCTTTGGTCGTAGCGTTGACGAAACCCTTCGCACCCTCCAGGCAATTCAATATGTTCAGTCTCACCCGGACGAAGTTTGCCCTGCTGGTTGGCAACCAGGCGACCAAACAATGGTTCCTGATCCAGTGAAGTCTAAAACCTACTTTGCTTCTGTTTAA
- the cysT gene encoding sulfate ABC transporter permease subunit CysT, whose protein sequence is MAVSAPHKRTPIWQSPFRKLSKLSWPWRITLGYLTLMLFLPVSALLLKASTENPANFWRIATSPIALATYDVTFVTSLIAALINGVFGFLIAWVLVRYDFPLKRFIDAAIDLPFALPTSVAGLTLATVYSDNGWIGSLLAPLGIKVAFTRLGVAVAMLFISLPFVVRTLQPVLQQLEKDIEEAAWSLGASQWQTFWRVVLPPLMPALLTGIALGFSRAVGEYGSIVIVAANVPFKDLIASVLIIQRLEQYDYSGATVIGTVLLGISLLILLAINLLQSWGRRYEL, encoded by the coding sequence ATGGCTGTATCTGCTCCTCACAAACGTACCCCTATTTGGCAAAGTCCCTTTCGCAAACTTAGTAAGCTTTCTTGGCCTTGGCGAATTACTTTGGGGTATCTCACCCTGATGCTATTTCTACCTGTATCAGCCCTGCTATTGAAAGCTAGTACTGAAAATCCAGCTAACTTCTGGAGAATTGCTACCAGTCCTATAGCTCTTGCCACTTATGATGTCACCTTTGTTACATCGTTGATCGCTGCTTTAATCAACGGAGTATTCGGGTTTTTAATTGCTTGGGTATTAGTTCGGTACGATTTCCCGCTCAAGCGATTCATTGATGCTGCAATTGATTTACCCTTTGCTTTACCCACCTCTGTTGCTGGTTTGACTCTTGCCACAGTCTACAGCGATAACGGCTGGATCGGTTCACTGTTAGCTCCGTTAGGAATTAAAGTAGCATTTACTCGCTTAGGGGTTGCCGTAGCGATGCTATTTATCTCCTTGCCTTTCGTTGTTAGAACCTTACAACCTGTATTGCAACAACTAGAAAAGGATATTGAAGAAGCCGCTTGGTCTTTAGGTGCGTCTCAATGGCAAACGTTTTGGCGTGTAGTTTTACCACCCTTAATGCCAGCACTTTTAACAGGTATCGCACTAGGTTTTTCTAGGGCAGTTGGCGAATACGGTTCGATTGTAATTGTTGCTGCTAACGTTCCATTTAAGGACTTAATCGCGTCGGTACTAATTATCCAAAGACTCGAACAGTATGACTATAGTGGCGCAACCGTGATTGGCACAGTTCTGTTGGGAATTTCCTTGTTAATCCTATTAGCAATTAATCTTTTACAAAGTTGGGGACGACGTTATGAACTCTGA
- a CDS encoding glucose-1-phosphate adenylyltransferase — protein sequence MKRVLSIILGGGAGTRLYPLTKLRAKPAVPLAGKYRLIDVPVSNCINSEIFKIYVLTQFNSASLNRHIARAYNFSGFTEGFVEVLAAQQTPENPNWFQGTADAVRQYIHLLEDWDVDEYLILSGDHLYRMDYRQFVQRHRDTNADITLSVVPMNEKRASDFGLMKIDANGRVVDFSEKPKGEALTKMQVDTSILGLTPDKAKEFPYIASMGIYVFKKDVLIKLLKRSLDQTDFGKEIIPAASADHNVQAYLFDDYWEDIGTIESFYESNLALTQQPQPAFSFYDEKAPIYTRSRYLPPTKLLDTHVTESMIGEGCILKKCRIHHSVLGVRSRVEEGCVIEDSLLMGSDFYEPFGERQSNSENSVISLGIGANTTIRRAIIDKNARIGCNVTIVNKDRVEEAERESEGFYIRSGIVVVLKNAVIPDGTVI from the coding sequence GTGAAGAGAGTTTTAAGTATTATTCTCGGAGGTGGCGCAGGCACTCGCCTTTACCCCTTAACCAAGCTACGGGCTAAACCTGCTGTGCCACTGGCAGGTAAATACCGCTTAATTGATGTTCCCGTAAGCAACTGCATCAACTCAGAGATTTTCAAAATCTACGTTCTGACGCAATTCAACTCGGCATCTCTCAATCGCCATATTGCCCGCGCATACAACTTTTCTGGTTTTACGGAAGGGTTTGTAGAAGTGTTAGCCGCCCAGCAAACTCCAGAAAATCCAAACTGGTTTCAGGGTACTGCCGATGCTGTGCGTCAATATATCCATCTGTTAGAAGACTGGGACGTTGATGAGTATCTAATTTTGTCTGGTGACCATTTATACCGCATGGACTACCGCCAGTTTGTCCAACGTCACCGTGATACCAATGCAGATATCACCCTCTCCGTAGTGCCAATGAATGAAAAACGCGCCTCGGATTTTGGCTTAATGAAGATTGATGCTAATGGTCGAGTAGTTGATTTCAGCGAAAAGCCAAAAGGGGAAGCTTTAACCAAAATGCAGGTGGATACAAGTATTTTGGGGTTGACACCAGATAAGGCAAAGGAATTTCCTTACATCGCTTCAATGGGGATTTATGTCTTTAAAAAAGACGTGCTAATCAAACTGTTGAAACGCTCTCTAGACCAAACAGATTTTGGTAAGGAAATTATCCCAGCAGCTTCTGCTGACCATAATGTTCAAGCTTACTTATTTGATGATTACTGGGAAGATATTGGAACAATTGAGTCTTTCTATGAATCTAATTTGGCACTGACGCAGCAACCGCAACCCGCATTCAGTTTCTACGATGAGAAAGCGCCAATTTATACTCGCTCACGTTATCTACCACCTACAAAGTTACTTGATACTCACGTAACTGAATCAATGATTGGAGAAGGCTGTATTTTGAAAAAATGCCGTATTCATCATTCGGTTTTGGGTGTGCGATCGCGTGTTGAAGAAGGTTGTGTAATTGAAGATTCTTTGCTGATGGGTTCCGACTTCTACGAACCTTTTGGTGAACGTCAATCTAATTCTGAAAATAGCGTAATTTCCTTGGGAATTGGTGCTAACACGACAATTCGTCGGGCAATTATTGACAAAAATGCTCGTATTGGTTGCAACGTAACTATTGTCAATAAAGACAGAGTAGAAGAAGCAGAACGTGAGTCAGAAGGTTTCTATATCCGTAGTGGCATTGTTGTGGTATTGAAAAACGCAGTAATTCCAGATGGAACGGTAATCTAA
- the psbA gene encoding photosystem II q(b) protein, protein MTTTIQRRESANVWERFCEWVTSTENRLYVGWFGVLMIPTLLSATICFIIGFIAAPPVDIDGIREPVAGSLLYGNNIISGAVVPSSNAIGLHFYPIWEAASLDEWLYNGGPYQLVIFHFLIGIFAYMGREWELSYRLGMRPWICVAYSAPVAAATAVFLIYPIGQGSFSDGMPLGISGTFNFMLVFQAEHNILMHPFHMLGVAGVFGGSLFSAMHGSLVTSSLVRETTEIESQNYGYKFGQEEETYNIVAAHGYFGRLIFQYASFNNSRSLHFLLGAWPVVGIWFTALGISTMAFNLNGFNFNQSVVDSQGRVINTWADIINRANLGMEVMHERNAHNFPLDLAAGVEAPVALTAPAING, encoded by the coding sequence AGGTTGGTTCGGAGTATTAATGATCCCTACCCTACTAAGCGCCACCATTTGCTTCATCATCGGATTCATCGCTGCACCTCCAGTAGACATCGACGGAATCCGTGAACCAGTAGCTGGTTCATTGTTGTACGGCAACAACATCATCTCCGGTGCAGTAGTACCTTCTTCTAACGCTATTGGTCTGCACTTCTACCCAATCTGGGAAGCAGCCAGCTTAGATGAGTGGCTCTACAACGGCGGTCCTTACCAGTTGGTAATTTTCCACTTCTTGATCGGTATCTTTGCATACATGGGTCGTGAATGGGAATTGTCTTACCGCTTAGGTATGCGTCCTTGGATCTGCGTAGCATATTCAGCACCAGTAGCAGCAGCCACAGCAGTATTCTTGATCTACCCAATTGGTCAAGGTTCATTCTCTGATGGTATGCCTTTAGGAATCAGTGGAACATTCAACTTCATGTTGGTATTCCAAGCAGAACACAACATCTTGATGCACCCTTTCCATATGTTAGGTGTAGCAGGTGTGTTCGGTGGTTCCTTGTTCAGTGCAATGCACGGTTCTTTAGTAACCTCTTCCTTGGTGCGTGAAACCACCGAGATCGAATCACAAAACTACGGTTACAAATTCGGTCAAGAAGAAGAAACCTACAACATCGTTGCAGCCCACGGCTACTTCGGTCGCTTGATTTTCCAATACGCATCATTCAACAACAGCCGCAGCTTGCACTTCTTGTTGGGAGCATGGCCAGTAGTAGGTATTTGGTTTACCGCTCTGGGTATCTCCACAATGGCGTTCAACCTCAACGGGTTCAACTTCAACCAGTCAGTGGTTGACTCCCAAGGTCGTGTAATTAACACCTGGGCAGACATCATCAACCGCGCCAACTTGGGTATGGAAGTAATGCACGAGCGCAATGCTCACAACTTCCCTCTAGATTTGGCTGCTGGTGTTGAAGCTCCTGTTGCTCTTACTGCTCCAGCTATCAATGGTTAA
- a CDS encoding peroxiredoxin family protein, producing MLTSTDFTGLFSERFFRNFLPIPATNNLSLGELVFNFDLPDITNGRRVKLSDYRGVQPVLLAFTRIFTENQYCPLCYPHIKAMNENYEQFTAKGVEVLMITSTDTQQSKKVVQDLKLKMPLLSDPSCRTFKIYQVGQALGAPLPAQFLIDKQGKLLFKHLFSFIEPNAEIEQLLRQLTISN from the coding sequence ATGCTCACCTCAACTGATTTTACTGGTTTATTTAGTGAACGTTTCTTCCGCAACTTTTTACCTATTCCTGCTACAAATAACCTAAGTTTGGGAGAATTAGTTTTTAACTTTGATTTACCTGATATTACTAACGGGCGTAGAGTAAAATTATCCGACTATCGCGGTGTTCAACCAGTATTACTAGCATTTACTCGCATCTTCACCGAAAACCAATATTGCCCCTTGTGCTACCCACACATTAAGGCAATGAATGAAAATTATGAGCAGTTTACGGCTAAGGGCGTTGAGGTGCTAATGATTACGAGTACTGACACCCAACAGAGTAAAAAGGTTGTCCAAGACCTGAAATTAAAGATGCCATTACTAAGTGACCCTAGCTGTAGGACATTTAAAATTTATCAAGTTGGTCAAGCTTTGGGTGCGCCTCTACCTGCTCAGTTTTTAATAGATAAGCAGGGAAAGTTGCTGTTTAAGCATTTATTTTCTTTTATTGAACCTAACGCCGAAATTGAGCAACTCCTAAGACAATTAACAATTAGCAATTAA
- a CDS encoding response regulator transcription factor: MKDNGVKDHKRLLLIDDDPNLILLVQDYLVFKGYEVMTAENGREALEVLAKEIPDMIICDVMMPEMDGYALVEHIRQDARTSWIPVLFLSAKGQSQDRVKGLSTGADVYMVKPFEPDELVAQVESSLKQANRLMQHPNKGAEANPKIQVPASVELTPTEFKVVQFVARGLANKEIADVMNVSQRTIESHVSNMLGKTGLHNRTELARWAIESSMA, encoded by the coding sequence ATGAAAGACAATGGTGTAAAAGATCACAAACGACTGCTGCTAATTGATGATGACCCTAACCTGATCTTGTTAGTTCAGGACTACCTTGTATTTAAAGGGTATGAAGTCATGACAGCAGAAAATGGTCGGGAAGCTTTAGAGGTTTTAGCCAAAGAAATTCCCGACATGATTATTTGTGATGTAATGATGCCAGAGATGGACGGATATGCTCTGGTTGAGCATATTAGACAAGATGCCCGCACAAGCTGGATTCCGGTGCTGTTTCTTTCTGCTAAGGGTCAAAGCCAAGATCGAGTCAAAGGTCTTAGCACTGGCGCTGATGTCTACATGGTGAAGCCGTTTGAGCCAGACGAACTGGTGGCGCAAGTAGAGTCATCGCTCAAACAAGCCAACCGTTTAATGCAGCACCCTAACAAAGGAGCAGAAGCAAACCCTAAAATTCAAGTCCCTGCTTCTGTTGAATTAACTCCGACAGAATTCAAAGTAGTTCAGTTTGTGGCGCGAGGGTTGGCAAATAAAGAGATTGCAGATGTGATGAATGTTAGCCAGCGAACTATTGAAAGTCATGTGTCGAATATGTTAGGAAAAACTGGTTTACATAATCGTACAGAACTAGCTCGCTGGGCGATTGAAAGTAGTATGGCGTAA
- a CDS encoding NIL domain-containing protein, giving the protein MTNSAIDNRPTKIGIKIRIPKNFQEEPVISRLVSEHGVTVNIAGALLGANARDDGWFDLELLGTTSQIQSALVYLEELKLEIWSQSNIEEDAW; this is encoded by the coding sequence ATGACAAACTCTGCTATAGACAATAGACCAACCAAAATCGGCATCAAAATTCGCATCCCCAAAAATTTTCAAGAAGAACCAGTAATCTCACGTCTAGTTTCTGAACACGGCGTAACAGTTAATATTGCAGGGGCATTACTAGGAGCGAATGCCAGAGATGATGGCTGGTTTGACCTAGAACTACTAGGCACAACAAGTCAAATTCAGAGCGCCTTAGTCTACCTAGAAGAACTGAAATTAGAAATTTGGAGCCAATCAAATATAGAGGAAGATGCGTGGTAA
- the cysW gene encoding sulfate ABC transporter permease subunit CysW: MNSDLAGHSFYPQSPDSKSSKKAKERGWIKVVLIGVAIAYLTLILFIPAINVFAQAFKEGFAPFFNNLTEPNFLHAIQLTILIALVVVPINTVFGLCAAWVIARNQFRGRTFLISLLDIPFAVSPVVAGLMIVLLYGRNGWFGSLLEAANIKIIFATPAMILASAFITLPFVAREVIPVLEEAGSDQEEAAKTLGANDWQIFWRVTLPNISWGLLYGVILTNARVMGEFGAVSVVSGNITGKTQTLPLFVEEAYKQYQTQASFSAAVLLAGLAFITLVLKEILENKTKIKEVE; this comes from the coding sequence ATGAACTCTGATTTAGCAGGGCATTCTTTTTATCCACAATCACCAGATTCTAAGTCATCAAAAAAAGCCAAAGAACGTGGTTGGATCAAAGTAGTTTTGATTGGTGTGGCGATCGCATACCTGACGTTAATATTATTCATTCCCGCCATCAACGTCTTTGCACAAGCCTTTAAAGAAGGGTTTGCACCTTTTTTTAACAACCTGACAGAGCCTAATTTTCTCCATGCCATACAGCTTACAATCTTAATCGCCCTAGTTGTCGTCCCGATCAATACAGTATTTGGACTTTGTGCAGCCTGGGTAATTGCCAGGAATCAGTTTAGAGGTCGAACCTTTCTAATTAGCCTTTTAGACATTCCCTTTGCAGTATCCCCAGTTGTAGCTGGATTAATGATTGTATTGCTGTATGGGCGCAACGGCTGGTTTGGATCACTATTAGAAGCAGCAAACATTAAAATTATTTTTGCTACCCCTGCAATGATCCTGGCAAGTGCTTTTATCACCCTACCGTTTGTCGCCCGCGAAGTAATTCCCGTTTTAGAAGAAGCTGGTTCAGATCAAGAAGAAGCAGCTAAAACACTAGGCGCTAACGATTGGCAAATATTCTGGCGCGTCACCCTGCCTAATATTAGTTGGGGTTTGCTATACGGTGTAATTCTGACCAATGCGAGAGTGATGGGCGAGTTTGGCGCGGTTTCTGTCGTATCTGGCAACATCACTGGTAAAACTCAAACATTACCACTTTTTGTTGAGGAAGCTTACAAGCAATACCAAACTCAAGCTTCCTTCTCAGCCGCAGTTTTGCTTGCAGGTTTGGCATTTATTACCCTCGTACTCAAAGAAATTTTAGAGAATAAAACCAAGATAAAAGAAGTTGAATAA
- a CDS encoding DnaJ C-terminal domain-containing protein — protein MAATDFKDYYSILSVSKTASADEIKKSYRRLARKYHPDMNPGNKQAEASFKEVSEAYEVLSDPEKRKTYDQFGQYWRQAGQGGSPWSGGAGTNVDVGGFDFSQYSNFDEFINELLGRFGTAGASPGGANAGGRTYNYRTSTGSSGFSGFDGFNDVSGFDNRTTTASGADREATINLSLSEAFHGVQKRVSIGTEVIEFRIPPGAKQGSRIRVRGKGQLNPYNQQRGDLYLNVELQPHSFFQFEGDNLVCEVPVTPDEAVLGAQIEVPTPDGTVTVNVPAGVRSGQSLRLRGKGWAKPKGERGDQLVRIAIITPKEISPIEREYYEKIRANRSFNPRSNLPQVRL, from the coding sequence ATGGCAGCAACAGACTTTAAAGACTATTACTCAATTCTAAGTGTGAGCAAAACCGCTAGTGCCGATGAAATTAAGAAAAGTTATCGGCGTTTAGCACGTAAATATCACCCTGATATGAACCCAGGTAACAAACAAGCGGAAGCAAGCTTTAAAGAAGTCAGCGAAGCTTATGAAGTTTTATCTGATCCAGAAAAGCGCAAGACATATGACCAGTTTGGTCAATACTGGAGACAAGCTGGACAAGGTGGGTCGCCTTGGTCAGGTGGTGCAGGTACAAATGTAGATGTTGGTGGCTTCGACTTTAGCCAGTACAGCAATTTTGATGAATTTATTAACGAATTGCTTGGTCGTTTCGGTACTGCTGGCGCTAGTCCAGGCGGTGCTAATGCTGGAGGTCGCACCTATAACTATCGAACTTCGACGGGTTCAAGTGGTTTTAGCGGCTTTGATGGCTTCAATGATGTTTCAGGCTTTGACAACCGTACAACTACTGCTTCTGGTGCTGACAGAGAAGCAACTATTAACCTTAGCTTGTCAGAAGCTTTTCATGGTGTCCAAAAGCGTGTAAGTATCGGGACTGAAGTAATTGAATTTCGCATTCCCCCTGGTGCTAAACAAGGCAGCCGCATTCGCGTACGTGGAAAAGGTCAACTTAACCCTTACAACCAGCAACGGGGCGATTTATATTTAAATGTAGAACTTCAGCCACACTCATTTTTCCAATTTGAGGGAGATAACTTAGTCTGCGAAGTGCCTGTCACACCCGATGAAGCTGTATTGGGGGCGCAAATTGAAGTACCAACCCCCGATGGCACAGTTACAGTCAACGTACCTGCGGGCGTGCGTTCAGGTCAATCTTTACGTCTACGCGGCAAAGGTTGGGCAAAGCCCAAAGGTGAACGTGGCGACCAACTGGTGCGAATTGCCATCATTACACCCAAAGAAATCAGCCCAATTGAGCGGGAGTACTACGAAAAAATCCGTGCTAACCGTAGTTTTAACCCACGCAGTAATTTGCCACAAGTGCGACTCTAG
- a CDS encoding sulfate ABC transporter substrate-binding protein translates to MRLWEKSTQIVAPNQSIVRLFSLLKPSSLKGFMSLFLVGVSLSVAIASCSPNNSGGNSSAGAKSGDLELTLVSYAVTRAAYEKIVPEFTAKWKQEHNQNITFSQSYGGSGSQARAVIDGLEADVVALALALDTKKIEKAGLIQPGWEKEAPNNSILTKSVAALVTREGNPKGIKTWEDLAKDGVKVITANPKTSGGARWNFLGIWGSATKTGGDDAKAQEFTTKVYKNVPVLPRDAREASDAFFKQGQGDVLINYENEVILAAQNGQKLPYVVPDVNISIDNPIAIVDKNVDKHGTREVAEAFVKFLYTPEAQREFAKVGFRPVDPTVAKEVAKQFVPIKTLFTAQDLGGWDEIQQKFFDDGAIFDKIQAGS, encoded by the coding sequence ATGCGTCTGTGGGAAAAAAGTACTCAAATAGTAGCACCCAATCAGTCAATAGTAAGGCTTTTCAGTTTGCTAAAGCCAAGTTCCCTCAAGGGGTTTATGTCCCTGTTTTTAGTGGGAGTGAGTTTGAGTGTGGCGATCGCATCCTGCTCCCCAAATAACTCCGGTGGTAATTCCAGCGCGGGTGCTAAAAGCGGAGATCTTGAGCTAACCCTCGTCTCCTACGCCGTCACCCGCGCCGCCTACGAAAAAATCGTTCCAGAGTTTACAGCAAAGTGGAAACAGGAACACAACCAAAACATTACCTTCAGCCAAAGCTATGGTGGATCGGGTTCTCAAGCCCGTGCTGTCATTGATGGCTTAGAGGCAGATGTTGTAGCCTTAGCCTTAGCCCTTGATACTAAGAAGATTGAGAAAGCTGGACTCATCCAACCAGGTTGGGAAAAAGAAGCACCTAATAATTCAATTTTGACTAAATCTGTTGCTGCTTTAGTCACCCGTGAAGGCAATCCGAAAGGAATTAAAACCTGGGAAGACTTAGCAAAAGATGGTGTAAAAGTAATTACAGCTAACCCTAAAACATCTGGTGGCGCTCGGTGGAATTTCTTAGGAATATGGGGTTCTGCAACAAAAACAGGTGGTGATGATGCTAAAGCTCAGGAATTTACCACAAAAGTCTACAAGAATGTTCCCGTACTACCTAGAGATGCTCGTGAAGCTAGCGATGCCTTTTTCAAACAAGGTCAAGGAGATGTCTTAATCAATTATGAGAACGAAGTAATTTTAGCTGCACAGAACGGGCAGAAACTTCCTTACGTTGTGCCTGATGTTAATATCTCCATAGACAATCCCATCGCAATTGTAGATAAAAATGTCGATAAACACGGCACAAGAGAAGTTGCAGAAGCCTTTGTCAAGTTTCTCTACACACCTGAAGCACAAAGAGAATTTGCCAAAGTAGGCTTCCGACCTGTAGATCCCACAGTGGCAAAAGAAGTAGCTAAACAGTTTGTTCCCATCAAAACTCTCTTTACAGCCCAAGATTTAGGCGGTTGGGACGAAATACAGCAGAAGTTCTTCGATGACGGAGCAATTTTTGACAAAATTCAGGCTGGCAGCTAA